The Gemmatimonadaceae bacterium genomic interval TGCTCCCAAACACGTTGCATCGAATCGCTTTACAACCGCGCTGTCGATACTCGTCCAGAAGTGCGCTTAGCAGGCGGGCGCCAATTCCAGTCCTCCGGTGCCTCGCGAGTAGCACGAAGTCGAGTACGATTCGCTCCGCGTCGCGATAGCGTTGTACTTCTCCTACCCACGCCCGACCTACGGGCTCCTGGCTATCCGCGCGTCGGAATACCCACAAATCTTGCCCGGCCGACAGCGATCCTTGCGGTAAGAGGCTCGCGAACAGCGACTCAGAGATTCGTAATCCCTGCTCGAAGGACCAGGCGCCCGATTCGACACCTTGTCGTGCAAAACGCTCTTGAGCCTCGCTTCGATACTCATCGAATTCCTCTGACCGCATTCTATCCATTCGATACACTTTCGCTTCCCTCTCCGCGGGTGGTGCGTGGTCCTGTAGTAGATGTTGTGCACGTGAGCAGACCGTGCTCGAGCCGCCAAAGGCTCACGCCCGAGAGCGCACTCGCTCTCTGCTCGTCCGCTGTTAGGACGACAACCGTCCGCCCGATTGACTTGAG includes:
- a CDS encoding GNAT family N-acetyltransferase; protein product: MYRMDRMRSEEFDEYRSEAQERFARQGVESGAWSFEQGLRISESLFASLLPQGSLSAGQDLWVFRRADSQEPVGRAWVGEVQRYRDAERIVLDFVLLARHRRTGIGARLLSALLDEYRQRGCKAIRCNVFGSNAEASRLALHVGFRLSHAEYVCEL